The genome window TCCCGCGCCGAATACCTGCGGATCATCAATGACCTCCGGCGGCGGGGGGCGCAGGGCGTGGTGCTGGGCTGCACCGAGATCGGCCTGCTGGTGGGACCGGACGACACGGATCTGCCCCTGTTCGACACGGCCGTGATCCATGCCGGGGCCGCAGTGGAGGCCGCCCTCGGCTAGCGCCGGACCGGGGAGTAACACTTGACCTCCTCCTCCGAGATGATACAGGGTGCTGTCCACGGCTGGTTCGGGCCGTGCAGATCATTTTGAGGAGGCTGTTTGTGAGTAGTACCCTGGAGATCCCGACCCTGAAGGCCGCGCTCGAGCGAAGCGTGGAACTGTATGCCGACCGTCCGGCTTTGAGCTTTGTGGACGGCGAGCAGACCACCTATGCCCGGTTCCATGAACTGGTCAAGGACGTATCCATGCTGCTGCAGGACCGGGGCGTCCTGCCCGGCGACCGCGTGGCCCTCATCGGCGAGAACATGCCCAACTGGGGCGTGGCCTATTTCGCCATCACCTCCATGGGCGCCGTGGCCGTTCCCATTCTGCAGGAATTCCACGACACCGCGGTGCATCACATCCTGCGCCACAGCGAATCCGTTGCCGTGTTCGCCACCAACCGCTTCATGCACAAGGTGGAGGAGGCGGACAGCGACGACCTGCACACCACCATCGTGCTGGACGACTTCACCGTGCTCGGCCATAAGGACGACCTCCGGCAGAGCTTCAAGGAAGCCATGGCCCATGCCCGCTCCCGCTACGAGCAGGTCAAGGACAAGGTCATGAAGCTCATGAAGAAGAGCGAGTCCCATGAGACAGGCCCGGACGACACGGCCGTGATCCTTTACACCTCGGGCACCACCGGGCATTCCAAGGGCGTGATCCTGACCCACCGCAACGTGGTCTTCGACGCCGAGTCCACGGCCAACATCGTCAATGTCACGCAGGAGGACCGGCTGCTTTCCGTGCTGCCCCTGGCCCATACCTACGAATGCACCCTGGGGCTGGTCATCCCGGTGCTGCGTGGCGCTTCGGTCTTTTACCTGCCCAAGCCGCCCACGCCCAGGACCCTGCTTCCGGCCATGGAAAAGGTGAAGCCCACCTACCTGCTCATCGTTCCCCTGATCATCGAGAAAATTTACAAGAACCGCATCCTGCCCAAGCTGGCCGGGTCGGGCATCGGCCGCAATCTCATGAAGATCGGCGCGGCCAAGAAAAAGCTGCAGCAGGTGGCGGGCAAGAAGCTCATGGAGGCCTTTGGAGGCAACATCAAGTGCATTCCCATCGGCGGGGCCTTCCTGTCCCCCGAGGTGGAGCTTTTCCTGCGCAATGCGGGCATCCCGTACGCCATCGGCTACGGCATGACCGAGACCTCGCCCCTGGTGTCCGGTTCCACGCCGGAAATGACCAAGTATCGCGCCGCCGGGTACCCCATCCCGGGCGTGGACGTGAAGATAGAGAAGCCGGACCCGGAAACCGGGGAAGGGGAGATCCTGGTCAAGGGGCCCAACGTCATGCAGGGCTATTACAAGGCCCCCAAGGTCACCGAAGAGGTGTTCACCGAGGACGGCTATCTGCGTACCGGCGACCTGGGCTACATGGACGGGGACGGCTACATCTTCCTGCGCGGCCGGCTCAAGAACGTGATCATCGGCCCCAGCGGGGAGAACATTTACCCCGAGGAGATCGAGGCCATCCTGAGCGAGTGCGACCATGTGCTGGAATGTCTGGTCTTCAGGCAGGAGGGCAAGATGGTGGCCAGGGTGCACCTGGACTACGAGAGTTTCGATGAAAAATACAACACCCGCAAGATGACCGAGACCAAGGCCCGGGAAAAGGTCGAGCAGCTGCTCGAGGACATCAAGAAGAAGGTCAACGGCAAGGTGTCGTCCTTCTCCAGGCTGGCCAGGATCATCGAGCAGGTGGAGCCCTTCGAGAAGACGCCCACGCACAAGATCAAGCGGTTCCTCTACATTGACGAGGAAGAGAACAGAGTGAGATAGACAAAGGCGGCTCCACATGGGGCCGTCTTTTTTTCGCTCTGTGTCTGCCTATTCCCAGATGGAGATCCGTTTGGTCTTTTCTTGGCCAAACTGGGTTATGTCGCTTCCTCTGGCCTTGAGCAGTATTCTTCTCCCTTCTTGAGTCCAAGTGTTGATGAGCTTAACTTTTTCCACCCTGGCTCTCCATTTCTCGAAGAAGATTTGGGCATACCTTTCTTTTTTCCCGAATAAGCTCGGGACAGGGAGATAGGGGATGCTGAATGGGTTGCTTACTTTGTATATTCGTTTCAGTAGAAAACGATTGTTGGTAATGGGACCAAGCAGTTCTTCCAGGCAGCCGTAAAAGAGGCATTTTTCATACTTGGTGCCTCCTCGAAGGTAGCAATAGACGGAATCTGTGCTTTCCTGCACCGTTGTGATTGTTATTCGCCTTGGGTTTGTTTGTAGTTTTCTTAAAGCCACGAGGGTATCCAAGATGGCGGCCCCCATGTATTCCATGTTGTTTTTAATGGACTTTGTCCGGAAATAACGGATGGTTCCCTTCAGTGCGTAGTAGCCAGGAAACAGCAGTGTGAATCCGAAAATGAAATGTGCCGTCTCGACTGGAATGCCGCGCCAAATTGCCTCGTTCATTTCTCCATAAAGTCTTAGGGTCAGTATCCCGGCGGCCAGGAAAAAGGCTATGACAAAGTCATGGAAGCCATAAACCCTGGGGACATGACT of Salidesulfovibrio onnuriiensis contains these proteins:
- a CDS encoding AMP-binding protein; translation: MSSTLEIPTLKAALERSVELYADRPALSFVDGEQTTYARFHELVKDVSMLLQDRGVLPGDRVALIGENMPNWGVAYFAITSMGAVAVPILQEFHDTAVHHILRHSESVAVFATNRFMHKVEEADSDDLHTTIVLDDFTVLGHKDDLRQSFKEAMAHARSRYEQVKDKVMKLMKKSESHETGPDDTAVILYTSGTTGHSKGVILTHRNVVFDAESTANIVNVTQEDRLLSVLPLAHTYECTLGLVIPVLRGASVFYLPKPPTPRTLLPAMEKVKPTYLLIVPLIIEKIYKNRILPKLAGSGIGRNLMKIGAAKKKLQQVAGKKLMEAFGGNIKCIPIGGAFLSPEVELFLRNAGIPYAIGYGMTETSPLVSGSTPEMTKYRAAGYPIPGVDVKIEKPDPETGEGEILVKGPNVMQGYYKAPKVTEEVFTEDGYLRTGDLGYMDGDGYIFLRGRLKNVIIGPSGENIYPEEIEAILSECDHVLECLVFRQEGKMVARVHLDYESFDEKYNTRKMTETKAREKVEQLLEDIKKKVNGKVSSFSRLARIIEQVEPFEKTPTHKIKRFLYIDEEENRVR